The following proteins are encoded in a genomic region of Triticum dicoccoides isolate Atlit2015 ecotype Zavitan chromosome 1B, WEW_v2.0, whole genome shotgun sequence:
- the LOC119337359 gene encoding armadillo repeat-containing protein 7-like — MFTNAQRQVERTGRGGTPRDQYLQDLVTQFQDSTDEEYKERIVANLSNFAYDPYNYAFMRQLNILELFLDCITEPNERLVELGVGGICNSCVDPANASVITQCGGIPLVVQCLSSPVKNTVNYALGAMYYLCNPSTKKDILKPDVLRIIRDYSAAGAVNSSFSNLANAFLDKHVNW, encoded by the exons ATGTTCACGAACGCGCAGCGCCAGGTCGAGCGCACTGGCCGCGGCGGCACCCCGAGAGACCAGTACCTTCAG GATCTTGTGACCCAGTTCCAGGACTCCACGGATGAAG AGTACAAGGAGAGGATTGTTGCAAACTTGTCAAATTTCGCATATGACCCTTATAACTACGCCTTTATGCGCCAG CTGAATATTCTCGAGTTGTTCTTGGACTGCATTACGGAACCAAATGAAAGGCTTGTTGAGTTAGGAGTTGGTGGAATATGTAATTCATGTGTTG ATCCAGCAAATGCTTCTGTTATTACTCAATGTGGTGGAATCCCGTTGGTTGTACAATGCTTATCTAGCCCAGTTAAGAATACC GTGAATTATGCACTTGGAGCCATGTACTACTTATGCAACCCCTCGACAAAGAAAGACATATTGAAACCGGATGTACTTAGGATCATAAGAGACTATTCTGCAGCTGGAGCCGTCAACAGCAGCTTCAGCAATCTTGCAAATGCATTTCTGGACAAGCACGTCAACTGGTGA